The Cetobacterium somerae sequence CAGATCCACCTCTTCCTAATGTTGTTATGTCGCCATCTTCATTTACCCCTTGAAATCCAGCAACAATTACAATTTTTCCATCTTTTAAATGTTTTTCTATTCTATCAATTTTTATACTTTCGATTTTATTTTTAGTATGTGTTCCACCTGTTCTTATTCCTGCTTGAGCACCAGTTAAAGAGATAGCCTTACGTCCAATTTCTTTTAATGCCATACTTAAAAGAGAGATTGATTTTTGCTCTCCTGTTGATAATAATGAATCAAGTTCTCTTACATCTGGAGTTTCTGAAATCTCTTTAGCTAACTTTATCAACTCATCTGTTGTTTTTCCCATAGCTGAAACTACAATTACAATTTCATCACCATATTTATAGTTTTTAGATATATCTTTAGCTATATCTTTTATTTTTTCTATTGTTGCAACTGAGCTTCCTCCAAATTTTTTTACTACTCTCATTAGTTCCTCCTTAGATGATTTTAATAATAAAAAAAGCGATAGTCAAAAAAATAACCATCGCTTAAAACTCTCATTTCAACTATGTTAGCTTAAAATAATCCACGATAGCACAACACCAATTTGGTGACAGTTACATAAATATTCTTTATGTACCCAGCTTAAATTTTTAGTAGAAAAACTTAAACTTCGGCAAATTTTCCTTTTAACAAACATCTTTGATCTACTAATCTCAGTTTATTTACTAATAAAATTTGCAACCTCTATCAAAATATTAATTTAAGGCAGAATATCACATTTTTTTTCAAATGTCAAAAGTTTTTTCTTAAAAGTGCTTCTATTTTAATCGGTAATCCAAAAAGATTTATAAATCCTTCTGCATCTTTTTGATTATAAACACTATCTTTTTCAAAAGTTGAATACTCCTCTGAATATAATGTAAATGGAGATGTCGTTCCTGCTAAAATAATATTTCCTTTATATAATTTTAGCTTTACTTCTCCCGTCACGAACTCTTGAGTTATGTCTACAAAAGCTGTTATAGCTTTTCTTAAAGTTGTAAACCATTGCCCATTATAGACTAATTTTGAAAAATCATGTGATAGTTTTATTTTTTCTTGATACGTATCCTTATCTAAGCATAATCTTTCTAACTCTTCATGAGCAAAAAATAAAATCGTTCCTCCTGGAGTTTCATAAACTCCTCTTGATTTCATTCCAACCAATCTATTTTCAACCATATCTAAAACACCAATGCCATGATTTCCACCAATTTTATTTAATTGTTTTATAATTTCTACTCCACTCATTTTTTCTCCATTTATCGCAACAGGAACTCCTTTTACAAATTCAATATTTATATACTCAGATTTTTCATTTGCTTCTTCTAGAGTCTTAACCCATTGTAAAACATTCTCATAGTTAGGCTCTTTCGAAGGACATTCTAAGTCAAACCCCTCATGACTTACATGGAATAAATTCTCATCTCTACTATAAGGAGATTTTTTATGAAACGGAAGTGTAATTCCATTTTTTTCTAGGTATTCAATCTCTTCCTCTCTTGATTTTATATCCCAAATTCTCCAAGGAGCTATTATTTTCAAAGATGGATCCAAAGCTTTTATAGCTAATTCAAATCTTACTTGATCATTCCCCTTACCCGTTGCTCCATGAGCTATATATTTCGCCCCTTCTATATGAGCCACCTCAACTAAAGCTTTTCCAATAACTGGTCTTGCCATTGATGTTCCTAATAAATATTTATTTTCATAAATAGCACCTGCTTTTAGTGTTGGAAATATATATTCTTCTACAAATTCATGAACTTTATCTACCAAATAAAATTTACTTGCACCTGTTAAATATGCTTTTTCTTCAATTGCTTTAAAATCCTCTATTTGTCCTACGTTTACTGCCACTGCAATGACATCATAATCATAATTCTCCTTCAGCCACGGAATTATAACTGATGTATCTAATCCTCCTGAATATGCTAAAATAACCTTTTCCTTCATCTCTCTCCTCCTAATTAAAATGTTTTATTATTAATTCATCATAAATACCCTCTGCTTTTATCTCTTCCAAAGCTTTATTTACTTTTTTAATAAGGTTTTCATTATTTTTTTCTGCTGCTATTGCATATTTTTCAACTTCACTACCTATTTCTATTATTTTTAAACCTTTATTTTTTGCCACATAACTTTGGGCTGGAGCTGAATCTAATATCATTGCATCAATATTACCACCTTTTAAAGCCATAATAGAAGATGGTGCTGAATTGTACTGAACTTTGTTAACTCCTTGAATTTTAGATACTATTAAGTCCCCTGTGTATCCAAGTACCACTCCTACTTTTTTATTTTTTAATGAATCCATATTGATTATAGTACCTTCATTTTCTGGAACTATAATAACTTGATTAGCTACAAAGTAATCATTTGAAAAATTTACAAACTTCTCTCTTTCTTTTGTTACTGTCATTCCTGCAATTATTAAATCTATTTTATTTGTTTGAAGTGCTGGCAATAATCCATCAAAAGCTATATTCTTTATTTTTATCTCTTTTCCAATTTTTTCACCAATTTTATTTATTAAATCAATATCAAACCCTACAATCTCCCCATTTTCCATATACTCAAAAGGTGCAAACTCTGCATTTGTTCCAACATATAAGACTTCTTTTGATAATACAATTGCTCCCATTAAAATAAATAATAAAGTTCCTAATATTTTTTTCATAATACCCTCCTAAATATTTTTTTGTATAAAAAAAGCCAGTGCTTTAAAACACTGGCTCAAATAACATAAATTTATAGAATAATAAAAAAATTAAACTATAATAAAATACCTTAGATTGCTTTCTTGGCACACAAAAATTCTATTCTTTTTGTTATAGTTATTGTGTGTCCTTAAAACTCTTCTCATAGTCATTTTATTCCCTCCTATTTTTTTATTTGAAATGATAATAGCAAATTTAATCCCTTATTGTCAAACTTTTTTTCAAATTTTATAAAATAAATTGCTGAATTTTTTTAAAAATACTATAATAATACTAAAATAAAAGAAAATAGAGGTATTTTATGAACTTAAACAAATTGTTACTCATTAATCTTTTTAGTAAATTAAAATCAGAATCTCTTTTTTTAATAGCAACTTTTTTTGCTATTATTACAAGTTTTATTATTCTTCCTAAGTTTTCATATATTGATACACATGTATTAATGATTCTTTTTAACCTAATGGTTGTCGTAGAACTTTATAAAAAAGAAAATGTTTTAGATTTTATAGCTATTAACTTTTTGAAAAAATATAATAGTCAAAGAATTATATGTGCTGCATTAATTATTTTAGTTTTTTTCTTTAGTATGTTTTTAACTAATGATGTTGCTCTTATAACTTTTATTCCATTAACTATTATAATTGGAAAGAAATCTAATTTTTCAACTTTAAAAATAGTTATTTTAGAAACTATTGCAGCCAACTTAGGAAGTGCACTAACTCCTATGGGGAGTCCTCAAAACATCTATTTATATTCTAAATTTGCTCCAGCTCCAATTGAATTTTTTAAAATTACTTTTGGTATATCTACCGTTGGTCTTATTATTTTATTACTTATTAATTTTTTTACTCCTAAAGATGAGTTAATTTTTGAACTTGAAACTCCTATATTCAAAAAAAATATTAATGTTTTTGTTTCAACAGCTATATTTGTCTGGGTTTTATTAAGTATATTTTTTAAACTTCCAATTATTTTTATCACAATTTTTAATATTGGGTATTTAACTTATAAAAAAGAAAATATTTTTCAAAAAATAGATTGGATTCTTTTAGCTACTTTTATTAGCTTTTTCATTTTTGTTGGAAACTTATCAAATATTGAATTAATAAGATCCTGGATGTTTAATTTATTATCTGAATCAACACAGGTTTATTTCACAGGAATTATTCTAAGTCAATTTATAAGTAATGTTCCTGCTGCAATTTTAATATCTGAATTTACAACTAAATGGCAACCTCTTTTACTTGGAGTTAATATCGGTGGTCTTGGAACTTTGATCGCTTCTTTAGCTAGTTTAATTTCATATAAACTTTATATTAGTGAGTTTCCAGAAGAAAAAAGAAAGTTTTTCATTCTTTTTTCTATTTTAAATTTTTCTATTTTAATTCTTATGGGAAGTCTATTTACATTCTTTATTTAAATAAAAAAACTAGCTTTAAGGCTAGTTTTTTTAAAATTCTAATGATTCTCCTTGAGTTGGAAAATAATATTTTACACCATGTATATTATTATTTAATAGTTCTTTTTTTATATTCTCTCTCGTGTTCTCACTCTTTTTTAAACTAGGTTTTATATGAGTTATAACCACATTTAATCCTTTTAACGTTCCCTTACCTGAATATTTTTCTAAAACCTTAAACTCTTCATTTATCCATCTTGGTGATAGGTGACCAAATAGTCCTTTATCATCTTTAGAGTTATCAAAAGATGATTCTATCATTATTACTTTCAATTTTTTATCTTTTATCAAAGGTCCTAATACTTTGAAACTTTCTTCTAATCCATTACTATTTTCCACTTTATCTGGTCCAACGTCTCCATAATATGCCATGTATTCCCCATTATTTTCCAATAAAAACATTGTTGATTCATAATTACTATGACTTAATGGAAACGCAGTAACATTTAAATTTGTATCATTTAGATTTTTAATTTTATTCGGTTCTAATACCTGATATTTATACTGATTTAATTTAAATCCCTCACCTTCATTTGAAAAATTTGGCCAAAGTTTCCAATTAAATACATTGTTTTTTAAAGTTTCAATTGTACTATTCAATCCATAAATATCCTTTGTAGTATCTTCTGTTGATGATATTACTAATCCTGATATATGATCTAAATGTCCATGAGATATCAGATATCCTTTTATTTTCTCTCTAAAAATATATCCAATATCACTCCACTCTGTATCTTGAGGTATAGTTATATTCTTAAAACTCTCTTTTTCTAATCCACTTTTTATTCCAGGAAGTACTGTTCCTGCATCTAAAGCTATAAAATTTTCCTCATTTTTATCTCTTATAAGATATCCAGAAATATTTCCATCCATTACTCCACCATCACTTCCCAAAGTAATAATTTGAAACCCTTCAGCATAAGACACTAATGATGAAATAAAAAAAATTGTTGATAATAATTTTTTCACTAAATCCCTCCAAAATATTATTAATAAAAATATTATAAATTTATTTTAACATTATTAAAGGAAATTTAAAACCTAATAAGAAGAATAAATTAAAGAAAATTGAAGAGGTGATTTTTATGTCAAAATGTTGTAACAAGCCTAAAGTTGAACTTCCTAAAACATGTGTATGCTCTACTCAAAAAAAAGAGACTCCACCTGCTCCAGATATATTAGATCCAAATATTGAAGCTGAAGCAAGTGAAGTTAGAGGCGAAGAAGATCAAGAGAAAAATGATTAAAAAAGAGGACACTCGTCCTCTTTTTCATTTATACTGTCTTCAAATAATTAGCTGCATTTATTCCTGCTATTGTTCCATCTGAAACAGCTGTTGCAACTTGTCTTATATCTTTACAACATATATCTCCTGCTGCAAATACTCCATCTATATTTGTTTTCATTTGAGAATTTACTTTTATAAATCCATTTTCTAATTCTAATTTATTATATTTTTCTGTATTTGGAGTTGCACCAGCATAAATAAATACTCCTGCTCCACCACATTTTATCTCTTTTACTTCTTTTGTCTTCTCATCAGTAATCTCTAAACTTTCAATTTTATCTTTACCTTTTATTTTTGTTAATCTTGAATGTAAATATAACTTTACATTTTCTAGTTTTTCTAATTTATTTTTAAATTCAGCTATTGTTCCTAATGAATCTTCAAAATGAATAATTGACAACTCTTTTGCAAATTGAGCTAAATAAATAGCTTCCTTTATAGCTCCATCTGCGCCTCCAACTACAAATATATCTTTTCCTGCATATTCTTTTCCTTCTTTCCAAGGATTTGAACAAACACCCTTTCCTTTTAATTCATTTTCTCCTAAAACTCCTAATTTTCTTGGTGTTGTTCCATTTGCAAGAATAATTGTTTTACCTAAATAAATATTTCCAGACTTTGTTGACACTTTTTTTAACAAATTATCTAAATCTATTTCTGTAACATCTTCTTTTAATACCTCTATATTATAAACTTTTAATTGACTTTCTAATTTATTTTTAAAAGAATCTCCTGTTTCACAATTATCCACAGATAAGTAGTGCGTCACTGAAGAAACTTTTCCTACTGTTCCACCAATTTCATCTTTTTCTAAAATTACAGGTTTATATCCACGACTTGCAATATATACTGCAGCACTTACTCCAGCGGGTCCTCCACCAATTATAATTGCATCATAGAAATTTTTTGTTTCATTTGTCATTTTCAACACTTCCTTTTAATCTCTTTTGTAAAAATATCTTTCTTAAGTTATTTATATCACATTTTGAATCATGAGTCAACTTTTTTAAAAAAATTTGTATGGTTAAAAAAACCATACATTTAATAATATAAATCGATAATATTTATTTCGCTAGTACTGTTTACTCTGTATGGTATTAACCACGAGCTAAATCCTGCACTTACTATTGTATGAGTTATCCCAAATACTTTATATCCGTGATAATTTTTATACATCTTTTTCACTATTAAGTTATAAGGAAAAAATTGTCCTCTATGAGTATGTCCACAAAGCTCTAAGTCAATTTTATTTGTAATTGCCTCATTTATTGAATTTGGATTGTGATCCAATACAATTGTTGGTAAATCTGTATCTATCCTTTTTCTCAAATATGCTATCTTTTTTCTTTTTTTATTTGTTATATCATCTCTTCCAATAATATTTATTCCTTCAATTTTTAAAACACTATCCCTCAAAATTTTTATTCCTAGATTTTCAATATATTTTATATTTTCCTCTATTCCTCCGTGATATTCATGATTTCCTAAAATCGCGTACATTCCGTACTTAGGCTCAATCTCTCTAAAACTAGCTGTAAAATCTGCTTTTATATCTTTACAACTAAAATCAACTAAATCTCCTCCGATTAATAATATATCCGGTTCTTCCTCATTCATTCTTTTTAATGAGTTTTCTATATTCTCTTTATTAGTTAGAGCTGATAGATGTACATCTGATATAAATGCTATTCTCAATTTTTTACCATTTTTATATCTTTCCAATCTTATCTCACTTTTTATTACTTTTGCCATTGAAAAATTATAGTACGCATATATAAAAAATATTGGAAGTACTATAAATGCTATAGTTACTATATTTAATTTGCTTAATCGATAAAAGTAGTTTACTACACCTAAAATTACTAATAAAAAAAATATATAATGAGCTATAAAAATATAGTTTCCTAAAAATCTACCTAAAAAAATATTTCTCCTAAAAAAAGTTCTTCTAATATAAAAAATTGGTAAAATTGCCAATAAAAATATAAAGTTTATTAAAAACAATTGTTCCATAATTTCTCCTTATAGAAAATGACTAATAAAAGCTTTAAGTCCCATTAAAACTAATATTCCTCCTCCTAGATACTCTGTTTTATAACTTATTAAATGCCCTACTTTATGCCCTAGATAAACACCTAAAGAGGCTATCAAGAAAGTTATTACTCCTATTATTTCTATAGAGTAATATATATTTAAATTTGGAACTAATGAAAAGGAAAAGCCAACAGCTAAAGCATCTATACTTGTTGCAAATCCTAATAAGAGTAAGTTTGAAGCCATATCACACTTTCCTTCTTCTTCACACTCTTGCTCTTTCCAACCATCAAAAATCATTTTTCCACCAACAAATAATAATAATATTGTTGTTATTATATAATCATATTGTGATATTTTTTCTGCAAAAACACCACCTATCCTCCACCCTATATACGGCATTAAAGCCTGAAATCCTCCAAATACAAGTGCAATTTTAAAAATATTTCTTTTTCTTAACTTTTTCATTGCTAATCCTTCAGTTAGAGATACAGCAAAGGCATCCATAGCTAATCCTATAGAAATTAATACAAGTGATAATATATCCATCATTTCCTCCAATAAATTTTTTCAATTTTTATATTATACATTTTCTTTTGATTTTTCTCAATTTATTTAATAAAAAAAGAAGAGAGTACCCTCTCTTCACAAATTTATACTATTAAATTTAAAATTGATAATCCACCTATTACCCATAAAGCTATATTTATTTTTTTTATCTCTCCTGCTGCAACATGAGTTATTATATATGCAACAAATCCAAAACTTAAACCTATACTAATACTATAAGTTAAAGGCATCATTACAATTGTTATAAAAGCAGGAATTGCTAGTTTCATATCTGTAAAATCTATATTTCCAATAGATTTAAACATAAATACTCCCACCAATACTAAAGCTGGAGCTGATGCATATCCTGGTACTATTCCAACTAATGGTGTAAATAATAAAGCTAATAAAAATAATCCACTTGTTACTAAAGAGGCTAATCCTGTTCTAGCTCCAGCAGATATTCCTGCTGCTGATTCTGCAAATGAAGTTACTGTACTCGTCCCTAAAACTGCTCCAATTAATGTTGATGATACATCAACTTGTAGCATCCTCTTTAAACCTTTAGCACCTTCATCCCCTTGTACTAATCCCATATTTTTGTAACAAGCCATCATAAATCCAAGAGAATCGAATAGGTCTATAAACATAAACGAAAATATTGAACCTATTAAAGATATTTTTAAAGCCCCTAATATATTTACTTTCATAAAAATTGGACTTATTGATGGAGGCATTGAAATAATTGCTTTTGGAATATCAACAATTCCAAAAAACATCCCTATAAGTGTTGTTGCTGCAATACTTATTAAAATACCACCTCTTACCTTTTTTATTTCACAAATAGCCATAATTGCTAACCCTAAGATCCCTAATACAGTTGGTATTGAAAAATCTCCTAAACCTACAAATGTAGCTTCATTTGCAACTATTATTCCCATGTTTTTTAAACCTATAAAAGCTATAAATAACCCAATCCCTGAAGTTGCTGCTGTAGAAACTACACTAGGAATAGCATTAGCTATTTTTTCTCTTATTCCACCCAATGTCATAATTAAAAAGAATAGTCCTGATATGAATACAACACCCAATGCATCTTCCCAAGAAACTCCTTGTCCTAAAACTAATGTATAAGTAAAAAATGCATTTAATCCCATACCTGGTGCTAAAGCAAAAGGGGCATTTGCCCATAAAGCGGCAATTCCTGTTCCAATAGCTGTTGCTAAACAAGTTACTGTTATAAGAGCACCTTTATCCATCCCAGCTGCAGAAAGAATTGCAGGATTTACAAAAACTATATATGCCATTGTTAAAAATGTTGTAAGACCACCTAAAACTTCTGTTTTTATTGAACTTCCTCTTTCTTCAATTTTAAAAACTTTTTCTAATATATCTAATGAAATATTTCTTTTTATTACTATTTTTTCCACTTTATAATCCTCCAACTATATTATATCTACTACAGGAAATCTATTTGGTAAAACTATTTTTGCCTTAGTCTTTATCTCCTCAGATTTTATTTTCACTTGCTCAATTAAATCACTCTCGTTTAAAACTAAAATTTCTCTATTTTTCATTAACCATTTTCCATTACACATTGTAGATTCAACATTTTCACTTGACATTGTATAAACAATATTAGCTATTGGATCATGAAGTGGTAAAGAATGAATTGTATTTGGATTTAAAATTATTAAATCTGCTTTTTTACCTACTTCTAGACTTCCTATTTCTCTTTCTAATAACGCGCACTTAGCTCCATTTATAGTAGACATTTCTAATACTTGTTCTGCTGGTATAACTTTTGGATTTAATGTTCTCCCTTTATGAATTAAAGAAGTTAGATACATCTCTCTCATCATATCCATTCTATTGTTTGAAGGTGCACCATCTGTTCCAATAGATACGTTTAACCCTTTTTCAAGCATTTCTGGTATTCTTGCAAATCCTAATACAACTTTCATTGCCGCTGCTGGATTATGTGATACCTTTACATCATATAATCTAAATAAATCTATCTCTCTATCTGTTAACCACACTGTGTGGACAGCTAATAAATTTGGTCCTAATGCCCCTAACTTATGAAGGTGTTCAACAGTTGAATTTCCTCTATTTATTTTCACATAATCATTTTCTGCTGCTATTTCAGCTATATGCATATGAATTCCTGTATTCAATTCATCTGCTATTTTTTTAGTTTTAATTATTAAATCATCTGAGTTATTAAAAATAGTTCTTAAACCAAACCAAATTTTTATTCTTCCATCTGCTGTATTATTATATTTATCAAATAGTTCTTTTTGTACTTGAATCTCTTCATCCGCTGTTTTTATCCAATTTGTAGGTAATCCAATCCCTTCATCCATAACTGATTTTGATAAAGCTGCTCTTATTCCTGTATTTTTTACCGCCTCAGCCATTGCTTCTACATACTGACCTCCTGCCTCTAAAAATGTTGTGACTCCAGACTTTATCATTTCTACACAACAAGCAGTTGAAGAGATTAATGAACTCTCATAATCAAAGTTACTCTCATAAGGCCAAACTCTTTCTCTTAGCCAAGTTAAAAGATCTACGTCATCAGCTATTCCTCTTCCTAGTTGCTGAGATAGATGAACATGTGTATTTATTAAACCTGGTAATATAATTTTCCCTTTTGCATCTATAATTTCTGCAGTATCTAGAATTGATTTTTCATCAACTTTTCCAATTGCCTTTATTAAATCGTTTTCAATTAAAATTGAACCATTATTATATATCTCTCTTTTCTCATTCATTGATACTACATATGCATTTTTTATTAAGATTTGTTTCACAAAAAACCTCCATTTTTTAAATAAAAAAAGTGTAAACTCTATCTGGGATAGAATTTACACTTAAAATTAAATTTAAAATATTTAACATATTTTAAAAAATTATAGTATAAGCTCTTCCCATAGCGTCCTGATTTAAGGTTAGGACGTAGAAACTTTTGGACCATATTACCAAAATATATGAGTAAACTTTTTATTTTAATAATACCATATTTGTATTTAAACTTCAATATTCTTGTGAAAAATTATCTATTATTTTTTTTGTTTTATATATGTTATAATCTAAATACATTTTTATATTAAAAATAAAGGAGATTTTTATGAAAAATTTATCTTATATTAAATATATTGGTATCAGTTTTATTTTAAGTTTTCTTTTAGGCTGTAGTGCTATAATGACATCTATTGGGAATAATAAAATTTCTAATGCTATAAATATATATAACTCTCGAGGAACGACAACAGACGGAACCTTAGAATTAATATCTGGATTAGACTACTCTTCTGAATCTCAAATTGGAATATCTCAGTATCAAAAACAATATTTTGAAATAACAAATACAAAAAACAATATTTTAAAAAATAAATATTTTACTAAACAAGATATAAACACACTTAACTTATATCTTCTAACTATTGAAGAGTTTAAAAAGATACATACTAAATTTCCTACTATAAAGATTGATTATAATGATTTTAATAATTCCAAAGCTAAAATTACTAAAATTTTTGAAGATTTTGTTTTAAAAGATGAAAAGCTCTACATAAGTCGTAATCAAAAAATTCAAAATATAAATTTTTATAAAAAAATAAATAAGTATATAAATAGTTATATCATTAATAGTACTATTTCAAATTTAGAAAATGATGTAACTGTAAACCTTTATGTAGGATCATCTTTTAGAGGATTTTCTCAGCTTGATTATCTTCTTACAAACACCTTGATGCATGCCTCTGATATAAATATAAATAGAAACCTTGGTAATTATATAATTTTTAGAGGTTTTAACTCTTTTTTAAAACCTAATTTTAAAAATTATTTTATAGATTTTAACTTTTCTAATGTATATACAAGAACTCTAGAAACAAAAGAGGAAATCAAAGAAAAAGAAAAACTTTTTATTGTTCGAAAAAAAATTACAGTTAGTGGTTATTATAAAATTTACAGTCAAAATTCAGCCCCACATACTAAATATTTTGAATTTAGTGAAAATTATACTCTTAAAATGAGGGAATATAATAATTCTACTTTTTACGATGACGAAAGAGATATTTTAAAAAATATTTTAGAAGATAAATTCTCAAATATTATTCGTTATGATTTAGATAATTTAATAAATATCAATTAAAAAAACCAGATTTCTCTGGTTTTTTTTTACTAATATATTGGAAGATAAATCTCCTCATACTCTTTTTTTATTTTTAAACTTTCTATAGTCCCTAAAATTTTTTGTTTTAAATATTTAGAATCTATATTTAATATCTCTATATCTTTAGATACTTCATCATAGTTATTTAAAGAATTCTCTAAGACTTGAATCGCACCTTTATAATTTTTATTTCTCCAATGATATAAACCCACAGCTATTAACAAGAGATTTATTGATACATGTTTTCTTGTCTCACATTTAGTTTCTTCTATCCAAATTTCTTCTAGGATTTCATGACATTTAAAAAAATCTCTTTGAATTTGAAAAGTATCCATAAACTCTCTATATTTTTCTTTATTTTTCATTTAATATTTCACCAAAATTATTTCTTATCCATACTTCTAATTTACTTTTTATTTCTTTAAGCATAAATATTTCATCTAAAGGTAAGCCAACAAATTTTCCATCAACAATTGCGCTACTTTTTACGAAATCATAATCTTCAACTTCTGTAAATCCAACTATATTAGCATTTCTTTTAACCAAAGCGTCATATACTGGTTTCATTCCATTAACAAAAGTAGCTGCATAAAATCCTTGATTTCCTCTTCCTATAATTCCAACTGATTTATTTTCAAAATTAACTTTTGAAATAACCTCAATTCCATCTTTCCAATCTTCATGGGGTTCTCCAAAACCATAAGTTGGAACTATAAAAATTAAAGCTTTATATTTTTTTAAATTTTCAATAATCCCTGTATCTGCTATCTTGTATATATCACAATTTTCTTTTAATAAATCTTTTATCAAAGTAGCTGTAAACTCACTCTTTCCTCTAGCGCTACTATAAAATACACCTATCTTCATTTATCACACCTCCATCTACACTTTATAAGTATAGTATTTTAAATGTGATTTTTCAATAGTTTAATTTAAATTTTTTCACTTTTTTCTTTATTTACT is a genomic window containing:
- a CDS encoding amidohydrolase, which gives rise to MKQILIKNAYVVSMNEKREIYNNGSILIENDLIKAIGKVDEKSILDTAEIIDAKGKIILPGLINTHVHLSQQLGRGIADDVDLLTWLRERVWPYESNFDYESSLISSTACCVEMIKSGVTTFLEAGGQYVEAMAEAVKNTGIRAALSKSVMDEGIGLPTNWIKTADEEIQVQKELFDKYNNTADGRIKIWFGLRTIFNNSDDLIIKTKKIADELNTGIHMHIAEIAAENDYVKINRGNSTVEHLHKLGALGPNLLAVHTVWLTDREIDLFRLYDVKVSHNPAAAMKVVLGFARIPEMLEKGLNVSIGTDGAPSNNRMDMMREMYLTSLIHKGRTLNPKVIPAEQVLEMSTINGAKCALLEREIGSLEVGKKADLIILNPNTIHSLPLHDPIANIVYTMSSENVESTMCNGKWLMKNREILVLNESDLIEQVKIKSEEIKTKAKIVLPNRFPVVDII
- a CDS encoding DUF309 domain-containing protein, whose translation is MKNKEKYREFMDTFQIQRDFFKCHEILEEIWIEETKCETRKHVSINLLLIAVGLYHWRNKNYKGAIQVLENSLNNYDEVSKDIEILNIDSKYLKQKILGTIESLKIKKEYEEIYLPIY
- a CDS encoding flavodoxin domain-containing protein, which gives rise to MKIGVFYSSARGKSEFTATLIKDLLKENCDIYKIADTGIIENLKKYKALIFIVPTYGFGEPHEDWKDGIEVISKVNFENKSVGIIGRGNQGFYAATFVNGMKPVYDALVKRNANIVGFTEVEDYDFVKSSAIVDGKFVGLPLDEIFMLKEIKSKLEVWIRNNFGEILNEK
- a CDS encoding NCS2 family permease: MEKIVIKRNISLDILEKVFKIEERGSSIKTEVLGGLTTFLTMAYIVFVNPAILSAAGMDKGALITVTCLATAIGTGIAALWANAPFALAPGMGLNAFFTYTLVLGQGVSWEDALGVVFISGLFFLIMTLGGIREKIANAIPSVVSTAATSGIGLFIAFIGLKNMGIIVANEATFVGLGDFSIPTVLGILGLAIMAICEIKKVRGGILISIAATTLIGMFFGIVDIPKAIISMPPSISPIFMKVNILGALKISLIGSIFSFMFIDLFDSLGFMMACYKNMGLVQGDEGAKGLKRMLQVDVSSTLIGAVLGTSTVTSFAESAAGISAGARTGLASLVTSGLFLLALLFTPLVGIVPGYASAPALVLVGVFMFKSIGNIDFTDMKLAIPAFITIVMMPLTYSISIGLSFGFVAYIITHVAAGEIKKINIALWVIGGLSILNLIV